The proteins below are encoded in one region of Pelecanus crispus isolate bPelCri1 chromosome 4, bPelCri1.pri, whole genome shotgun sequence:
- the BMP3 gene encoding bone morphogenetic protein 3 isoform X2 yields the protein MLRLYDHYSGGRAAAAPRPRDPPALPGPPLRRGNTVRGLRPLAAEALEARGMYVFNLTSLTESENVLSASVYYYIGDLLHAKWNCSQSRGCSRHRHRIPEIQMHLSVWTFPSAGNQTRSLGHFLINVSTAYQDVLSWQWKDITQLLHEAKQNNELLISVKMDLTSHRPWKRAPSRYEPYILIYANDSAISEPESVVSSLQGHRHPLARVFPRPENHARGSLGQRRRKRSANVLLPLQNNELPGAEYQYNEDERWEDRKPYKAFQPQLAERAKSKKKQRKNHHQKSQTLQFDEQTLKKARRKQWNEPRYCTRRYLKVDFADIGWSEWIISPKSFDAYYCSGECQFPIPKALKPSNHATIQSIVRAVGVVPGIPEPCCVPEKMSSLSILFFDENKNVVLKVYPNMTVESCACR from the exons ATGCTGCGGCTCTACGACCACTacagcggcgggcgggcggcggcggcgccgcggccccgggacccgccggcgctgcccgggccgCCCCTGCGCCGCGGCAACACGGTGCGCGGCCTCCGCCCGCTGGCAGCAG AGGCTTTAGAGGCTAGAGGC ATGTACGTTTTTAACTTGACGTCGCTCACCGAGTCTGAAAACGTCCTCTCAGCTTCGGTGTATTATTATATTGGCGATCTGCTGCATGCGAAGTGGAACTGTTCCCAATCCAGAGGCTGTTCTCGTCACAGGCACAGGATACCTGAAATTCAGATGCATCTTTCAGTTTGGAcctttccttctgctgggaACCAGACTCGGAGCCTGGGACATTTCCTAATAAATGTCTCCACTGCTTACCAGGATGTCCTTTCCTGGCAGTGGAAGGATATCACTCAGCTCCTGCAcgaagcaaaacaaaacaatgaacTCCTGATCAGTGTCAAAATGGATCTGACCAGCCATCGCCCCTGGAAAAGGGCACCTTCTCGCTATGAACCCTACATTCTGATTTATGCCAATGATTCTGCTATTTCGGAGCCAGAGAGCGTTGTCTCTAGTTTGCAAGGGCACCGTCATCCTCTGGCAAGGGTCTTTCCCAGGCCTGAAAACCACGCGAGAGGCAGCCTCGGGCAGCGGCGGCGAAAGCGCTCCGCAAACGTCCTGTTGCCGTTGCAGAATAATGAGCTTCCGGGAGCCGAATACCAGTACAACGAGGATGAGAGATGGGAGGACAGAAAACCCTACAAAGCTTTCCAGCCACAGTTAGCAGAGAGAGCaaagagtaagaaaaagcagaggaagaatcATCACCAGAAGAGCCAGACTCTCCAGTTCGATGAACAAACGCTGAAGAAGGCGAGGAGGAAGCAGTGGAATGAGCCACGGTATTGCACCCGGCGCTATCTCAAGGTGGATTTTGCAGACATTGGCTGGAGCGAGTGGATCATTTCCCCGAAATCCTTCGACGCCTATTACTGCTCAGGGGAATGCCAATTCCCAATTCCAAAG GCCTTGAAGCCATCGAACCATGCCACCATCCAGAGCATAGTGAGAGCTGTTGGGGTCGTTCCGGGCATTCCGGAGCCTTGCTGCGTTCCTGAGAAAATGTCTTCTCTTAGTATCTTATTCTTCGAcgaaaataaaaatgtggttcTTAAGGTGTACCCCAACATGACAGTGGAATCCTGCGCGTGCAGATAA
- the BMP3 gene encoding bone morphogenetic protein 3 isoform X1 produces the protein MAAPSRWLLCLCLGWGCLCLAPGDALKARWLGLRRRAAPAALRGGRARAAAGDYGPGQRPEQEERRRRPPPGDRVSEHMLRLYDHYSGGRAAAAPRPRDPPALPGPPLRRGNTVRGLRPLAAGGPESQEMYVFNLTSLTESENVLSASVYYYIGDLLHAKWNCSQSRGCSRHRHRIPEIQMHLSVWTFPSAGNQTRSLGHFLINVSTAYQDVLSWQWKDITQLLHEAKQNNELLISVKMDLTSHRPWKRAPSRYEPYILIYANDSAISEPESVVSSLQGHRHPLARVFPRPENHARGSLGQRRRKRSANVLLPLQNNELPGAEYQYNEDERWEDRKPYKAFQPQLAERAKSKKKQRKNHHQKSQTLQFDEQTLKKARRKQWNEPRYCTRRYLKVDFADIGWSEWIISPKSFDAYYCSGECQFPIPKALKPSNHATIQSIVRAVGVVPGIPEPCCVPEKMSSLSILFFDENKNVVLKVYPNMTVESCACR, from the exons ATGGCGGCGCCGAGCCGCTGgctgctgtgcctgtgcctgggctggggctgcctgtgcctggcGCCGGGGGACGCGCTGAAGGCTCGCTGGCTCGGGCTGCGGCGGCGGGCTGCGCcggcggcgctgcggggcggccgggcccgaGCCGCGGCAGGTGACTAcggcccggggcagcggccggAGCaggaggagcggcggcggcggccgccgccgggggaCCGGGTCTCGGAGCACATGCTGCGGCTCTACGACCACTacagcggcgggcgggcggcggcggcgccgcggccccgggacccgccggcgctgcccgggccgCCCCTGCGCCGCGGCAACACGGTGCGCGGCCTCCGCCCGCTGGCAGCAG ggGGCCCTGAAAGCCAGGAGATGTACGTTTTTAACTTGACGTCGCTCACCGAGTCTGAAAACGTCCTCTCAGCTTCGGTGTATTATTATATTGGCGATCTGCTGCATGCGAAGTGGAACTGTTCCCAATCCAGAGGCTGTTCTCGTCACAGGCACAGGATACCTGAAATTCAGATGCATCTTTCAGTTTGGAcctttccttctgctgggaACCAGACTCGGAGCCTGGGACATTTCCTAATAAATGTCTCCACTGCTTACCAGGATGTCCTTTCCTGGCAGTGGAAGGATATCACTCAGCTCCTGCAcgaagcaaaacaaaacaatgaacTCCTGATCAGTGTCAAAATGGATCTGACCAGCCATCGCCCCTGGAAAAGGGCACCTTCTCGCTATGAACCCTACATTCTGATTTATGCCAATGATTCTGCTATTTCGGAGCCAGAGAGCGTTGTCTCTAGTTTGCAAGGGCACCGTCATCCTCTGGCAAGGGTCTTTCCCAGGCCTGAAAACCACGCGAGAGGCAGCCTCGGGCAGCGGCGGCGAAAGCGCTCCGCAAACGTCCTGTTGCCGTTGCAGAATAATGAGCTTCCGGGAGCCGAATACCAGTACAACGAGGATGAGAGATGGGAGGACAGAAAACCCTACAAAGCTTTCCAGCCACAGTTAGCAGAGAGAGCaaagagtaagaaaaagcagaggaagaatcATCACCAGAAGAGCCAGACTCTCCAGTTCGATGAACAAACGCTGAAGAAGGCGAGGAGGAAGCAGTGGAATGAGCCACGGTATTGCACCCGGCGCTATCTCAAGGTGGATTTTGCAGACATTGGCTGGAGCGAGTGGATCATTTCCCCGAAATCCTTCGACGCCTATTACTGCTCAGGGGAATGCCAATTCCCAATTCCAAAG GCCTTGAAGCCATCGAACCATGCCACCATCCAGAGCATAGTGAGAGCTGTTGGGGTCGTTCCGGGCATTCCGGAGCCTTGCTGCGTTCCTGAGAAAATGTCTTCTCTTAGTATCTTATTCTTCGAcgaaaataaaaatgtggttcTTAAGGTGTACCCCAACATGACAGTGGAATCCTGCGCGTGCAGATAA